The following proteins are co-located in the Chaetodon auriga isolate fChaAug3 chromosome 23, fChaAug3.hap1, whole genome shotgun sequence genome:
- the LOC143315872 gene encoding uncharacterized protein LOC143315872: MSKVQTLRAFVKQRLTAAAEEIFELFERTIAEYEEELCRQRKLLDAVFQPEVRLHRADVRLLSASQEEDPPERQEWSPSLDQEDPAELPHIKEEQEELWTSQEGEQLPGPEEADITKSTFPPVPVKSEEEDEEKPQSSQLHQRHAEDTETEADGEDCGGPEPARSSDPDRPETDDSCDWEEAREAQSGLNPLQNNEAAVSDVKCNTGQTSVSSSECASGFDHKKHLQKNIGIQTEVKPLCCPICGKRYNLKNSLTSHMRLHSEGKCFSCSVCKKTFQQRVHVLRHMRIHTGEKPFSCSVCGRRFTQRSNLTRHLRVHTDVRLLSASQEEDPPERQEWSPSLDQEDPAELPHIKEEQEELWTSQEGEQLPGPEEADITKSTFPPVPVKSEEEDEEKPQSSQLHQRHAEDTETEADGEDCGGPEPARSSDPDRHLEPDTDDETSPSFDPETDDSCDWEETREAQSGLNPLQNNEAPVSDVKCNTGQTSVSSSERASSFNHKKHLQKNIEIQTEVKPLCCPICGKRYNLKNSLTSHMRLHSEGKCFSCSVCKKTFLRRKHVEMHMRIHTGEKPFSCSVCGRRFTQRSNLTRHLRVHTGEKPFSCSVCKASFSLRSSLSKHIIMHTGVKPFSCSVCGKRFTRKESMRRHLTVHTGETT, translated from the exons atgtcaaaagtcCAAACGCTGAGAGCTTTTGTCAAGCAGCGACTGACTGCGGCTGCTGAAGAGATATTTGAGCTGTTTGAAAGAACGATAGCAGAGTACGAGGAGGAACTCTGTCGACAACGAAAACTACTGGAcgctgttttccagcctgaagtccggttacacagagcag ACGTCCGGCTGCTGTCGGCGAGTCAAGAAGAGGATCCCCCTGAGCGGCAGGAGTGGAGCCccagtctggaccaggaggacccagcagagctgccacacattaaagaggaacaggaggaactgtggaccagtcaggagggagagcagcttccAGGGCCGGAGGAGGCCGACATCACCAAGTCCACATTCCCTCCTGTCCCTGTGAAGAgcgaagaagaggatgaagagaaacctcagtcctcacagcttcatcagagacacGCTGAAGACACGGAGACAGAAgctgatggagaggactgtggaggaccagAACCAGCCAGGAGCTCAGAtccagacagacctgagaccgatgacagctgtgactggGAGGAGGCCAGAGAAGCTCAGTCAGGTTTAAACCCTCTGCAGAACAATGAAGCAGCTGTAAGTGATGTGAAATGTAACACTggacaaacatcagtcagctcctctgaaTGTGCTTCAGGCTTTGACCACAagaaacatctgcagaaaaacattgGAATTCAAACAGAAGTGAAACCATTATGTTGCCCAATTTGTGGTAAAAGATACAACCTGAAGAACTCCTTAACATCTCACATGAGACTTCATTCAGAGGGaaaatgtttcagctgctcagtttgtaaGAAAACTTTTCAGCAGAGAGTCCATGTTCTGAGGCACATGAGgatccacacaggagagaaacccttCAGTTGTTCAGTCTGTGGCAGAAGATTCACACAAAGGTCAAATTTAACCCGACACTTACGAGTTCA CACAGACGTCCGGCTGCTGTCGGCGAGTCAAGAAGAGGATCCCCCTGAGCGGCAGGAGTGGAGCCccagtctggaccaggaggacccagcagagctgccacacattaaagaggaacaggaggaactgtggaccagtcaggagggagagcagcttccAGGGCCGGAGGAGGCCGACATCACCAAGTCCACATTCCCTCCTGTCCCTGTGAAGAgcgaagaagaggatgaagagaaacctcagtcctcacagcttcatcagagacacGCTGAAGACACGGAGACAGAAgctgatggagaggactgtggaggaccagAACCAGCCAGGAGCTCAGATCCAGACAGACATTTAGAACCAGACACTGACGACGAGACGTCTCCGTCCTTTGACCCTGAGACCgatgacagctgtgactggGAGGAGACCAGAGAAGCTCAGTCAGGTTTAAACCCTCTGCAGAACAATGAAGCACCTGTAAGTGATGTGAAATGTAACACTggacaaacatcagtcagctcctctgaaCGTGCTTCAAGCTTTAACCACAagaaacatctgcagaaaaacattgaAATCCAAACAGAAGTGAAACCATTATGTTGCCCAATTTGTGGTAAAAGATACAACCTGAAGAACTCCTTAACGTCTCACATGAGACTTCATTCAGAGGGaaaatgtttcagctgctcagtttgtaaGAAAACTTTTCTACGGAGAAAACACGTGGAGATGCACATGAGgatccacacaggagagaaacccttCAGTTGTTCAGTCTGTGGCAGAAGATTCACACAAAGGTCAAATTTAACCCGACACTTACGAGTTCACACCGGAGAGAAACCTTTCAGCTGCTCCGTTTGTAAAGCGAGTTTCAGTCTCAGGAGCTCTTTGTCCAAACACATAATCATGCACACTGGGGTGAAACCGTTCAGTTGTTCAGTTTGTGGAAAAAGATTTACAAGAAAGGAGAGTATGAGACGACACTTGACTGTCCACACAGGAGAAACCACGTAG
- the LOC143315827 gene encoding uncharacterized protein LOC143315827 isoform X2 yields the protein MFKVQTLRAFVKQRLTAAAEEIFELFERTIAEYEEELCRQRKLLDAVFQPEVRLHRADVRLLSASQEEDPPEQQEWSPSLDQEDPAELPHIKEEQEELWTSQEGEQLPGPEEADITKSTFPPVPVKSEEEDEEKPQSSQLHQRHAEDTETETDGEDCGRPEPARSSDPDRHLEPDTDDETSPSFDPETDDSCDWEETREAQSGLNPLQNNEAPVSDVKCNTGQTSVSSSECASGFDHSGVQTGEKPFSCSVCGKRYNRKNSLRNHMRLHSEGKLFSCSVCEKTFPWRVHVEAHMRIHTGEKPFSCSICSKGFTTKESQIQHMRIHTGEKPFRCSVCGKRFRQKSSIRRHSTVHTGGKPLSCSVCKGSFTVRSSLTEHMRKHTYNEAPVSDVKCNTGQTSVSSSECASSFDHSGVPTGEKPFSCSVCGKSYQRKNSLTSHMRLHSEGKRFSCSVCKKTFPWRGNFMRHMRIHTGEKPFSCSVCGKRCAQKYHLIRHSTVHTGEKSFSCSVCGNRYDLKRSLRNHMRLHSEGKRFSCSVCEKTFQWRGNMVRHMRIHTGEKPFHCSVCGKSFSELAHINHHECVGERSGLK from the exons atgtttaaagTCCAAACGCTGAGAGCTTTTGTCAAGCAGCGACTGACTGCGGCTGCTGAAGAGATATTTGAGCTGTTTGAAAGAACGATAGCAGAGTACGAGGAGGAACTCTGTCGACAACGAAAACTACTGGAcgctgttttccagcctgaagtccggttacacagagcag ACGTCCGGCTGCTGTCGGCGAGTCAAGAAGAGGATCCCcctgagcagcaggagtggagccccagtctggaccaggaggacccagcagagctgccacacattaaagaggaacaggaggaactgtggaccagtcaggagggagagcagcttccAGGGCCGGAGGAGGCCGACATCACCAAGTCCACATTCCCTCCTGTCCCTGTGAAGAgcgaagaagaggatgaagagaaacctcagtcctcacagcttcatcagagacacGCTGAAGACACGGAGACAGAAACTgatggagaggactgtggaAGACCAGAACCAGCCAGGAGCTCAGATCCAGACAGACATTTAGAACCAGACACTGACGACGAGACGTCTCCGTCCTTTGACCCTGAGACCgatgacagctgtgactggGAGGAGACCAGAGAAGCTCAGTCAGGTTTAAACCCTCTGCAGAACAATGAAGCACCTGTAAGTGATGTGAAATGTAACACTggacaaacatcagtcagctcctctgaaTGTGCTTCAGGCTTTGACCACAGTGGAGTccaaacaggagagaaaccgttcagctgctcagtttgtggGAAAAGatacaacaggaagaactcctTAAGGAATCACATGAGACTTCATTCAGAGGGAAAActtttcagctgctcagtttgtgaGAAAACTTTTCCGTGGAGAGTCCATGTGGAGGCACACATGAGGATTCATACAGGAGAGAAACCTTTCAGTTGTTCCATCTGCAGTAAAGGATTCACAACGAAGGAAAGTCAGATACAACACATGAGAATCCACACGGGAGAGAAACCCTTTCGCTGCTCTGTTTGTGGAAAAAGATTTAGACAAAAGTCAAGTATTCGACGACATTCGACTGTCCACACGGGAGGGAAACCTTTGAGCTGCTCAGTTTGTAAAGGGAGTTTCACAGTCAGAAGCTCTTTGACCGAACACATGAGAAAACATACATACAATGAAGCACCTGTAAGTGATGTGAAATGTAACACTggacaaacatcagtcagctcctctgaaTGTGCTTCAAGCTTTGACCACAGTGGAGTTCCAACAGGAGAGAAACCGTTTAGTTGCTCAGTTTGTGGTAAAAGTTACCAACGTAAGAACTCCTTAACGTCTCACATGAGACTTCATTCAGAGGGAAAAcgtttcagctgctcagtttgtaaGAAAACCTTCCCGTGGAGAGGAAATTTTATGAGGCACATGAGaatccacacaggagagaaacccttCAGTTGTTCAGTTTGTGGTAAAAGATGTGCACAAAAGTACCATCTGATACGACACTCGACtgtccacacaggagagaaatcATTCAGCTGCTCCGTTTGTGGTAATAGATACGACCTGAAGAGGTCCTTAAGGAATCACATGAGACTTCATTCAGAGGGAAAACgcttcagctgctcagtttgtgaGAAAACTTTTCAGTGGAGAGGAAATATGGTGAGACACATGAGGattcacacaggagagaaacccttCCACTGCTCTGTTTGTGGGAAAAGCTTCAGTGAGCTCGCTCATATCAACCATCACGAGTGTGTTGGTGAGAGGAGCGGACtgaagtga
- the LOC143315827 gene encoding uncharacterized protein LOC143315827 isoform X1 — protein sequence MSKVQTLRAFVKQRLTAAAEEIFELFERTIAEYEEELCRRRKLLDAVFQPEVRLHRADVRLLSASQEEDPPEQQEWSPSLDQEDPAELPHIKEEQEELWTSQEGEQLPGPEEADITKSTFPPVPVKSEEEDEEKPQSSQLHQRHAEDTETETDGEDCGRPEPARSSDPDRHLEPDTDDETSPSFDPETDDSCDWEETREAQSGLNPLQNNEAPVSDVKCNTGQTSVSSSECASGFDHSGVQTGEKPFSCSVCGKRYNRKNSLRNHMRLHSEGKLFSCSVCEKTFPWRVHVEAHMRIHTGEKPFSCSICSKGFTTKESQIQHMRIHTGEKPFRCSVCGKRFRQKSSIRRHSTVHTGGKPLSCSVCKGSFTVRSSLTEHMRKHTYNEAPVSDVKCNTGQTSVSSSECASSFDHSGVPTGEKPFSCSVCGKSYQRKNSLTSHMRLHSEGKRFSCSVCKKTFPWRGNFMRHMRIHTGEKPFSCSVCGKRCAQKYHLIRHSTVHTGEKSFSCSVCGNRYDLKRSLRNHMRLHSEGKRFSCSVCEKTFQWRGNMVRHMRIHTGEKPFHCSVCGKSFSELAHINHHECVGERSGLK from the exons atgtctAAAGTCCAAACGCTGAGAGCTTTTGTCAAGCAGCGACTGACTGCGGCTGCTGAAGAGATATTTGAGCTGTTTGAAAGAACGATAGCAGAGTACGAGGAGGAACTTTGTCGACGACGAAAACTACTGGAcgctgttttccagcctgaagtccggttacacagagcag ACGTCCGGCTGCTGTCGGCGAGTCAAGAAGAGGATCCCcctgagcagcaggagtggagccccagtctggaccaggaggacccagcagagctgccacacattaaagaggaacaggaggaactgtggaccagtcaggagggagagcagcttccAGGGCCGGAGGAGGCCGACATCACCAAGTCCACATTCCCTCCTGTCCCTGTGAAGAgcgaagaagaggatgaagagaaacctcagtcctcacagcttcatcagagacacGCTGAAGACACGGAGACAGAAACTgatggagaggactgtggaAGACCAGAACCAGCCAGGAGCTCAGATCCAGACAGACATTTAGAACCAGACACTGACGACGAGACGTCTCCGTCCTTTGACCCTGAGACCgatgacagctgtgactggGAGGAGACCAGAGAAGCTCAGTCAGGTTTAAACCCTCTGCAGAACAATGAAGCACCTGTAAGTGATGTGAAATGTAACACTggacaaacatcagtcagctcctctgaaTGTGCTTCAGGCTTTGACCACAGTGGAGTccaaacaggagagaaaccgttcagctgctcagtttgtggGAAAAGatacaacaggaagaactcctTAAGGAATCACATGAGACTTCATTCAGAGGGAAAActtttcagctgctcagtttgtgaGAAAACTTTTCCGTGGAGAGTCCATGTGGAGGCACACATGAGGATTCATACAGGAGAGAAACCTTTCAGTTGTTCCATCTGCAGTAAAGGATTCACAACGAAGGAAAGTCAGATACAACACATGAGAATCCACACGGGAGAGAAACCCTTTCGCTGCTCTGTTTGTGGAAAAAGATTTAGACAAAAGTCAAGTATTCGACGACATTCGACTGTCCACACGGGAGGGAAACCTTTGAGCTGCTCAGTTTGTAAAGGGAGTTTCACAGTCAGAAGCTCTTTGACCGAACACATGAGAAAACATACATACAATGAAGCACCTGTAAGTGATGTGAAATGTAACACTggacaaacatcagtcagctcctctgaaTGTGCTTCAAGCTTTGACCACAGTGGAGTTCCAACAGGAGAGAAACCGTTTAGTTGCTCAGTTTGTGGTAAAAGTTACCAACGTAAGAACTCCTTAACGTCTCACATGAGACTTCATTCAGAGGGAAAAcgtttcagctgctcagtttgtaaGAAAACCTTCCCGTGGAGAGGAAATTTTATGAGGCACATGAGaatccacacaggagagaaacccttCAGTTGTTCAGTTTGTGGTAAAAGATGTGCACAAAAGTACCATCTGATACGACACTCGACtgtccacacaggagagaaatcATTCAGCTGCTCCGTTTGTGGTAATAGATACGACCTGAAGAGGTCCTTAAGGAATCACATGAGACTTCATTCAGAGGGAAAACgcttcagctgctcagtttgtgaGAAAACTTTTCAGTGGAGAGGAAATATGGTGAGACACATGAGGattcacacaggagagaaacccttCCACTGCTCTGTTTGTGGGAAAAGCTTCAGTGAGCTCGCTCATATCAACCATCACGAGTGTGTTGGTGAGAGGAGCGGACtgaagtga